One Saccharomyces kudriavzevii IFO 1802 strain IFO1802 genome assembly, chromosome: 4 genomic region harbors:
- the STF1 gene encoding ATPase-binding protein (similar to Saccharomyces cerevisiae INH1 (YDL181W) and STF1 (YDL130W-A); ancestral locus Anc_7.294) — protein sequence MLNRCISRHTKLPVNLRVASRFYSDGPLGGSGPGGPQDIFIKRERAKEDYYARQQEREQLAHVKEQLKEHKKKLENLENKINNLSK from the coding sequence ATGTTAAACCGTTGCATTTCTCGTCATACCAAGCTGCCAGTAAATTTAAGAGTCGCCTCTCGCTTTTATTCAGATGGCCCTCTTGGTGGTTCCGGCCCCGGTGGCCCTCAagatatcttcatcaagaGAGAACGTGCTAAGGAAGATTACTATGCCAGGCAGCAGGAAAGAGAACAACTAGCTCATGTAAAGGAACAGCTGAAAGAGcacaagaaaaaactagAAAATTTAGAAAACAAGATTAACAACCTTTCAAAGTGA
- the RPP1B gene encoding ribosomal protein P1 beta (similar to Saccharomyces cerevisiae RPP1B (YDL130W); ancestral locus Anc_7.293) — translation MSDSIISFAAFILADAGLEVTSDNLLAITKAAGANVDNVWADVYAKALEGKDLKQILSGFHNAGPAVGAGAASGATAAAGDAAEEEKEEEAAEESDDDMGFGLFD, via the exons atgtctgACTCTATCATCTCCTTTGCTGCTTTCATCCTAGCCGATGCCGGTTTGGAAGTCACCTCCGACAACCTATTGGCTATCACCAAGGCTGCTGGTGCCAATGTCGACAAC GTTTGGGCCGATGTTTACGCCAAGGCTTTGGAAGGTAAGGACTTGAAACAAATCTTGTCTGGTTTCCACAATGCTGGCCCAGCTGTTGGTGCTGGTGCCGCCTCTGGTGCCACCGCCGCTGCTGGCGACgctgctgaagaagaaaaggaagaagaagctgcTGAAGAATCCGATGACGACATGGGTTTCGGTTTATTCGATTAA
- the SKDI04G1170 gene encoding uncharacterized protein (similar to Saccharomyces cerevisiae YDL129W; ancestral locus Anc_7.292), which translates to MELRSRRSAEAYLVTPEEPAKTRNETTMESKDTVTGREVRSGSTSVFSPAYSDIPTTESTKKIDDGEYYNFTSHFMPSLKNTRELEGTILSLIQRIKEGDNETLVSEKDLILSVLNRSLASTSHWMLQAQLSELRATSEGRYAVETNLLKKEVEFLKNKTPKTSKETGFTKLKSPTEQPSKRKLSLPGLAQRPFSTDARLEGQHGSAPENSWKAKVPKLPSAPRSSLNVFPQRPSTGTDKSEEDEKADTLELVENNKPHPRMRRRSDNPATNEYVRVFHLEKKETKSRKK; encoded by the coding sequence ATGGAGCTAAGAAGTAGACGGAGCGCAGAGGCTTATCTTGTCACGCCTGAAGAACCTGCCAAGACAAGAAATGAAACAACCATGGAGTCCAAGGATACGGTTACTGGTAGGGAAGTAAGAAGCGGGAGTACAAGTGTATTTAGTCCCGCTTACTCTGACATTCCTACCACTGAATcgaccaaaaaaattgatgacGGTGAATACTACAATTTTACCAGTCACTTCATGCCATCTTTAAAGAATACCAGAGAGCTGGAAGGTACAATACTTAGCCTCATACAGAGGATAAAGGAAGGCGATAACGAAACACTGGTAAGCGAGAAAGATCTCATATTGAGTGTGCTCAATAGATCGTTGGCATCCACGTCTCACTGGATGTTACAGGCCCAGCTATCGGAATTAAGAGCCACTTCAGAGGGCAGATATGCAGTGGAAACGaaccttttgaagaaagaggTGGAGTTTCTGAAAAACAAGACCCCGAAGACCAGCAAAGAAACGGGTTTCACGAAGTTGAAATCACCTACCGAACAACCTTCGAAACGTAAGTTGTCATTGCCAGGGCTGGCGCAAAGACCTTTCTCCACCGACGCTAGATTGGAAGGCCAGCATGGAAGTGCTCCGGAAAACTCATGGAAGGCCAAAGTTCCAAAACTCCCTTCTGCTCCTAGATCATCTTTGAACGTTTTTCCCCAAAGACCTTCGACGGGCACAGATAAGAGtgaggaagatgaaaaagcGGATACGTTGGAACTTGTGGAGAACAATAAACCACATCCGAGGATGAGGAGAAGAAGCGATAACCCAGCCACAAACGAGTACGTGAGAGTTTTTCACttggagaagaaggaaacTAAATcacgaaaaaaataa